ATCGAATATATCTAACAACTTTCAGTAATTTCGATCAAACTGATTTTTCTAGCTACATTCAGAAAATTATTGACCACCTAATCTCTTTAGCTCATAATGCCCCAAGTTATTGTTATTGTTAATGCTCAAGTTAAAGACGGAAAAATTTGTGCCACAGCGCCCGTCACCGCTAAAATGACATTAGCCTTAATGAAGGGCATTAGGAATACTGAACCGGAAGCAGACATCAAAATTATCAGTGGTGCAGATTTGTGGTCAAAATCGATACATTTACCCACCCCTAGTGCAGATGTTAGATACTGCCCTTTAACCATTAAACTACCGGACTGGTTCAAGTTTAAAGCAAGTCAAGTTTATAAGGCTTGTTGTGAGGTAGATCAGCGCCGAAACTGGGTTAAAGAGAATTTTGGTTATCGCACCAGTAAAGAAAATAGTTTTTTAGGGGATTTATGGTTGCCGATTATTGCCACAACCAAAGGGATAGTTTATGGAGAAGTAATTGGTGAAGGAGAAATTCCCAATTCTTATCAACAGCCTGTGGATTTTCCTGATAGTTGGCGACAACCTCTCTATCGTCTTGGTTATAGTCTATTGGAATCTATTGATGCCCCCCCGTCAGTATATTTGTTACAGTTCAAAATGTTAGACAAGGACATTATTTTTGACCGTCTCTGGCCTTTTCCTGCCACTCCAGCTATCGCTTCCATCGGTATTCAAGAGCCTGATTTGTTTACCTGTCATTGGCATTGTCTTACAAATCAACCTTTTTTTGATATTAAAATTTTTCCCCAATCTTTGTCAAATGCCCTCACCCTTAACCCCTCTCCCACAGGAGAGGGGAATATGTCTATATCAAATTAATTTCGATCTAATATCAAGTTCGGATAATTAGTTATAGAAGATTATATCTTCGCAATTTACCCACCGTGTAATAAATTACACGGAACCAGTAGTATTCCGTTCAATAAATTGAACTAAGATCATAATATTACTAATTTCTAAGTAGTCAAGCGAACTTGATATTAAAAGACAAGATTACAGATGCGACACGATGGTAGTAAAACCTCATAATTGTCCATTGTCCATTTGCCCTCACCAAAATACTTTTTCAGCAACACCTAACTACCCGGAAACCCTACATACCAAAAATAAGTAACCATGGGGATAATCGTGGCAAGGGCAACAATTACCACCACCCAAATAGTAGCGATACCGTCATCGGTTTCCTCTGCACTGGAAAAGGTACTATCAATATTTAACTCTTCAGCTACGGGGGGACCGGGGTCTTCTTGTCCTGCTAAAATAGCACTAAGACGGGCGCTGGCATCTACTAAGGCTTGATTATATAATTGGTCTTTGAGAGGAAAACCAATGGTTTCTTTGATGATACTCTCGTTAATTTCAGGGTTAATCAAAGTTTGTAAAGTTTCCCCTGTGCGAAGGGCGCTACGATTAGTTAAGGTATCTAATACTAATAGGGCTTGATTTGCTTGGGTGGAGGGCGCTTCATACCAAGTCGAAAATACCTCATCTGCGAAAGAATCAATGGTAGCACCATAATCAAGGCGACGAATAGTTAAAATTCTTAACTCATTCCCTGTCTTCTCAGCAATATCCCTTAAACTGCTTTCCAGTTTTAATTCTG
The window above is part of the Cyanobacterium sp. T60_A2020_053 genome. Proteins encoded here:
- a CDS encoding TPM domain-containing protein; amino-acid sequence: MEKLFRLITSSFWALTLVFSLGVTGAGATGIYDIPVVGAGEDVWVVDEADTLSRATELKLESSLRDIAEKTGNELRILTIRRLDYGATIDSFADEVFSTWYEAPSTQANQALLVLDTLTNRSALRTGETLQTLINPEINESIIKETIGFPLKDQLYNQALVDASARLSAILAGQEDPGPPVAEELNIDSTFSSAEETDDGIATIWVVVIVALATIIPMVTYFWYVGFPGS